TGGGCTTCACGATGCTTCCGCTGCTTCCTTCGATGGATATTCGCGGATGGCAGGAGATGCATCCGCTGGATGGGCCCGCGTGGTCGCTCTTCTTTGAGTACATCGCCAATATTCTTTACGGCATTGGCTTTCGCAAGCTTTCGAACAAGGCGCTTGGCGTCTTCGTTGCGCTGTCAGCGGCGCTACTGATTCATCTCACGGTCTTTGGGACGCAGGGCGATGTGATCGGTGGATGGGCTGTCGACAAGACGCAGATGCACATCGGGTTTGCGCGCATGCTTTATCCGTTCTTCGCGGGCATTCTGCTGATGCGGTTGGGAAAACGGATTCATGTTCCCAACGCATTTACGTGGTGCAGCCTAATGATCGTGGTTATCTTCTGCCTGCCGAGATTCGGAGGTCCGCAGCATCTGTGGAGGAATGGGCTTTATGAGTCGTTCTGCATTATCGTTCTCTTCCCGATTGTTGTAGCCATGGGCGCGGGCGATCGGATCTCCGGCCCACTGGCCACGAAGCTCTGCAAGTTCTTTGGAGAGATCTCTTATCCGCTTTACATCACGCACTACCCGTTGATCTACGTCTACACGGCGTGGGTGACGCGCAATAAGATTCCGGCAGCGCAGGGTGCGGTGTGGGGTGTGGCGCTTCTGCTCACGGCTGTCACGATCGCGTATGCCTGTTTGAAGCTCTACGATGAGCCGGTTCGGGAGTGGCTCAGGAGGCGTTTTTTAGTGAAGAGCGCGCTCGACTCATAGCTCTACTGGTAGCTCGATGAGCAGAGAGTTTGCGTTCACGCTGCGTTCCTGCGTCTTGGGCGAGTGTTGGACCGGATTTAGCTGCGCTCCGAT
This genomic stretch from Terriglobus saanensis SP1PR4 harbors:
- a CDS encoding acyltransferase family protein, giving the protein MNRTPAYLQTKSHYEILDGLRGVAALMVVMFHTFEAYADGNRFKQIMNHGYLAVDFFFLLSGFVVAYAYDDRWGKMTQWDFYKRRLVRLQPMVIMGNVIGAALFYFQACPIFSLVSTTPVHKMLLVMLVGFTMLPLLPSMDIRGWQEMHPLDGPAWSLFFEYIANILYGIGFRKLSNKALGVFVALSAALLIHLTVFGTQGDVIGGWAVDKTQMHIGFARMLYPFFAGILLMRLGKRIHVPNAFTWCSLMIVVIFCLPRFGGPQHLWRNGLYESFCIIVLFPIVVAMGAGDRISGPLATKLCKFFGEISYPLYITHYPLIYVYTAWVTRNKIPAAQGAVWGVALLLTAVTIAYACLKLYDEPVREWLRRRFLVKSALDS